One genomic segment of Catalinimonas alkaloidigena includes these proteins:
- a CDS encoding DNA repair ATPase, whose translation MQNPTTTTAEAQIENGAYEVLQNRLNQSKNELQKRLEQLNEARKEVFGSLETTLLTTERIHTANNCVPHDMVALGDNFIFGYNVHLGLKTHVELSDVFSIYSYHEHSFQEQGYDLINHSGFADDFQKLYKYYKDTIFTRFVLSGPYLYMVFRISKGLDDIKAFKWQIQGRQLVYLDDRSELEIKPAEQHEFRWRRVSRDAHRKGKFPHISIEDKVFVETLHGDLTIKVEDNTDSGQGIYHEEVEDPDQTLDDVEIYYAVLENLVLLKIRPYQEKEYRYLVFNAKLQEVKRIDALEDACLLLPDDQGILFPNGYYLQTGAIRIFENDLTNLRFEKKILSPNGEDFLYVFYNRAQGIYQLLFYNVITQQISTPIICHGYAIFDNGELCYFNADQDPKKHHAIRIWQTPFVAPDFAIAQQNDSYLYKVGNKDIVRLMAESQLLIKLIDKGENYENLYVDLKKQASTILEAYYWLDKADAFQVGEPISQIRDTAAAAIEEYEKVISIRRQTNEQLTITARATEQLLKKVKLTRYEHINDFVSHLNALRQVRGEMVSLADLRFIDLKVVKAYEIQLQEITEKVAHDCIRFLSKENALLPYQKKIEQIQQAIDNLNKVVDADKIEQDIQQSSTDLEMLVEIVSNLKIEDATLTTRIIDRISVLFAEFNKVKAFQKRKKKALLSVEGKAEFEAQKKLVSQAMLSYLDVADTPSRCDEYLNKLMVQLEELEGKFAEFEEFIAQINDLREELYNAFEARKVQLVEARNKRANALAQSAERILKAIANRAQNIGSVNELNGYFASDLMVGKVNSLIEELKALEDTTKAEDIQSKLKGLKEDTIRQIRDRSEIFAEGGNTIRFGNHTFLVTTSSLALTTLIKNEKLFYHLTGTNFYEPVENKELLSYRPYWEQSLVSENESVYRGEYLAYQIFKAAQERKTLSLPELTAFSDDELKVHVQQFMTSRYEEAYVKGIHDQDASLMLKNLLNIHQQAGLLRYASPARICAALCWNYYLKAEQKNFINHQLKGAGAILKVFPNSSAFAELIALIANELSQFIQEIRLFDISLSEEAAHYLFEELASDDEFTFVEEAATQKEAFLKHLERSKSQEAYRNSVKSLKDHPYTQFELIRKWVLSWNQNSKHAEIYAEEAAYLLFAEGKHPYATQSASLETELSEMQGSHPLIEQGNYHLHYIRFMKKLQNFSTLDVPAFTHYQTLKKQLSHQFEEALKLESFKPKVMSSFVRNRLIDKVYFPLIGTNLAKQIGAAGENKRTDRMGMLLLISPPGYGKTTLMEYIANRLGIILMKINGPAIGHAVTSVDPEAAPNAAAREELHKLNLAFEMGDNVMIYLDDIQHCHPEFLQKFISLCDAQRKIEGVYKGRSKTYDFRAKKVCVVMAGNPYTESGEKFQIPDMLSNRADIYNLGDITGDAAEDFKLSYVENCLTANPVLHKLSSKSQKDIHAMIKIAESDSREDISFEANHAAEEVNAYVAVLKKLLLVRDTVLRVNMEYIHSAAQADAYRTEPPFKLQGSYRDMNKIAEKVQPIMNDSELHTLIMSHYENEAQTLTTGAEANLLKFKEMTKRISEEEVQRWQEIKKIFLKNQQSKGYGDNGMGHAVAKMDDISQSLKAIAEYLSKQ comes from the coding sequence ATGCAAAACCCTACAACTACTACAGCAGAAGCCCAGATAGAAAACGGTGCTTACGAAGTACTGCAAAATCGGCTCAACCAAAGCAAAAACGAGCTTCAGAAAAGGCTGGAGCAGCTCAATGAAGCCCGAAAAGAAGTTTTCGGCTCATTGGAAACCACCCTACTCACCACCGAGCGAATACATACTGCTAATAATTGTGTTCCCCACGATATGGTAGCTTTGGGCGATAACTTTATTTTCGGATATAATGTCCACCTGGGTTTAAAAACGCATGTGGAACTGTCGGATGTATTCAGTATTTACAGTTATCATGAGCATAGCTTCCAGGAGCAGGGGTATGACTTGATTAATCACTCAGGCTTTGCAGATGACTTTCAGAAGCTGTATAAGTATTACAAAGATACCATTTTCACTCGCTTTGTATTATCAGGTCCCTACCTCTACATGGTATTCCGCATCAGCAAGGGGCTGGATGATATTAAAGCTTTCAAGTGGCAGATACAAGGCAGGCAGCTGGTGTATCTGGATGATCGCAGTGAGTTGGAGATCAAACCGGCGGAGCAGCATGAATTTCGCTGGCGACGCGTTTCCCGGGATGCCCACCGCAAAGGGAAATTCCCCCATATTTCCATTGAGGATAAAGTGTTTGTGGAAACCCTGCATGGCGATCTTACCATCAAAGTAGAAGACAATACCGATAGTGGACAGGGTATCTACCACGAAGAAGTGGAAGACCCTGACCAGACTTTAGATGATGTAGAAATTTATTATGCTGTACTCGAGAATCTGGTATTGCTCAAAATCAGACCGTATCAGGAAAAAGAGTACCGCTATCTGGTCTTCAATGCCAAGTTACAAGAAGTCAAAAGAATAGATGCGCTGGAAGATGCCTGCCTGTTATTACCAGATGATCAGGGAATTTTATTTCCTAATGGCTACTACCTCCAAACCGGAGCCATCAGGATCTTTGAAAATGACCTAACTAATCTGCGCTTTGAGAAAAAGATTCTTTCGCCCAATGGAGAAGATTTTCTGTACGTTTTTTATAATCGGGCACAGGGCATTTACCAGCTGTTGTTTTACAACGTAATTACCCAACAGATCAGTACGCCTATCATCTGCCACGGCTACGCCATCTTTGACAATGGTGAGCTGTGCTATTTTAATGCGGATCAGGACCCCAAAAAACACCATGCTATCCGTATCTGGCAGACTCCTTTTGTAGCACCGGATTTCGCCATTGCTCAGCAAAACGATTCCTACCTCTACAAAGTAGGTAACAAAGATATTGTCCGCCTGATGGCCGAAAGCCAGTTGCTGATCAAGCTGATAGACAAAGGAGAAAACTATGAAAACCTCTACGTAGACCTGAAGAAGCAGGCTTCTACCATTCTGGAAGCCTATTACTGGCTGGACAAAGCCGATGCCTTTCAAGTGGGTGAGCCCATCAGTCAGATCAGGGATACGGCGGCGGCGGCTATTGAGGAATATGAAAAAGTCATCAGCATCCGCAGACAAACGAATGAGCAGCTTACAATAACCGCCCGGGCTACCGAGCAGTTGCTTAAAAAAGTAAAGCTCACCCGTTATGAGCATATCAATGATTTTGTCAGTCATCTGAATGCGCTACGGCAAGTACGAGGTGAAATGGTTTCCCTGGCAGATTTGCGCTTTATTGACCTCAAGGTTGTCAAAGCATATGAAATTCAACTTCAGGAAATCACTGAGAAAGTAGCCCATGATTGCATCCGCTTTTTATCCAAAGAAAACGCCCTGCTTCCCTATCAGAAGAAAATTGAGCAAATACAGCAGGCGATAGATAATCTCAACAAAGTAGTAGATGCCGACAAGATTGAGCAGGATATTCAGCAAAGCTCTACCGACCTGGAGATGCTGGTGGAAATTGTCAGCAACCTGAAAATTGAAGATGCCACACTCACCACCCGGATCATTGACCGTATTTCGGTACTCTTTGCTGAGTTTAACAAGGTTAAAGCTTTCCAGAAACGCAAAAAGAAAGCACTGCTGAGTGTAGAAGGTAAAGCAGAGTTTGAGGCACAAAAGAAATTGGTCAGCCAGGCCATGCTTAGCTATCTGGATGTCGCAGACACGCCTTCACGCTGTGATGAATACCTCAACAAACTCATGGTACAGTTGGAAGAGTTGGAGGGGAAGTTTGCTGAGTTTGAAGAGTTCATTGCGCAGATCAATGACCTTAGAGAAGAACTTTATAATGCCTTTGAAGCCCGTAAAGTACAGTTGGTAGAAGCCAGAAACAAAAGAGCCAATGCCCTGGCCCAATCCGCTGAGCGCATTTTGAAAGCCATTGCCAATCGGGCACAAAATATCGGCTCAGTCAATGAATTGAACGGTTACTTTGCTTCTGACCTGATGGTGGGTAAAGTGAACAGTCTCATTGAAGAACTTAAAGCCCTGGAAGATACCACCAAGGCAGAGGATATTCAGAGTAAACTCAAAGGCTTGAAAGAAGATACCATCCGGCAGATTCGTGATCGTTCGGAGATTTTTGCCGAAGGTGGTAATACCATTCGTTTTGGCAACCATACTTTTCTGGTCACCACTTCCAGCCTGGCACTGACCACTTTGATCAAAAATGAAAAGTTATTTTACCATCTTACCGGCACCAATTTTTATGAGCCAGTTGAGAATAAAGAGCTACTGAGTTACCGTCCCTACTGGGAACAATCGCTAGTATCGGAGAATGAAAGCGTGTACCGGGGAGAATATCTGGCATATCAGATTTTCAAAGCAGCCCAGGAAAGGAAGACGCTTTCTCTCCCCGAACTCACTGCTTTTTCTGATGATGAGCTGAAAGTCCATGTGCAACAGTTCATGACTTCCCGCTATGAAGAAGCTTATGTCAAAGGCATACATGATCAGGATGCCAGCCTGATGCTCAAAAATTTGCTCAATATCCACCAACAGGCGGGACTGTTGCGCTACGCCTCACCTGCCCGCATCTGTGCTGCCTTGTGCTGGAACTACTATCTTAAAGCTGAGCAAAAGAATTTTATCAACCATCAGCTAAAAGGGGCGGGTGCCATTTTGAAAGTGTTTCCCAACAGTTCCGCTTTCGCTGAGCTGATCGCCCTGATCGCTAACGAACTCAGCCAGTTTATACAAGAAATCCGCTTGTTTGACATAAGTCTGTCAGAGGAAGCTGCTCATTATTTGTTTGAAGAACTGGCGAGTGACGATGAGTTTACCTTCGTAGAAGAAGCAGCTACACAGAAAGAAGCATTTCTCAAACACCTTGAAAGAAGCAAAAGTCAGGAGGCCTATCGTAATTCTGTAAAAAGCCTGAAAGATCATCCCTACACCCAGTTTGAGTTGATCCGAAAATGGGTACTTTCCTGGAACCAGAACAGCAAGCACGCTGAAATCTATGCGGAGGAGGCAGCCTATCTGCTGTTTGCGGAAGGAAAGCATCCTTATGCAACTCAAAGTGCCAGCCTGGAAACTGAATTGAGCGAAATGCAAGGTAGTCATCCCCTGATTGAGCAAGGAAATTACCATCTGCACTACATCCGGTTCATGAAAAAGCTGCAAAACTTTAGCACCCTAGATGTTCCTGCCTTTACTCATTATCAAACGCTCAAGAAACAACTTAGCCATCAGTTTGAAGAAGCGCTGAAACTGGAATCTTTCAAACCCAAGGTGATGAGTTCTTTTGTACGCAACCGCCTGATTGATAAAGTGTACTTTCCATTGATTGGGACCAACCTTGCCAAGCAGATCGGTGCCGCAGGAGAGAACAAACGTACTGACCGTATGGGCATGCTGCTTTTAATCTCTCCTCCAGGTTATGGCAAGACCACGCTGATGGAATACATCGCCAATCGTTTGGGTATCATTTTGATGAAAATCAACGGACCGGCCATCGGACATGCTGTGACATCGGTTGACCCTGAGGCTGCGCCTAATGCGGCTGCCAGAGAAGAGTTACACAAGCTTAATCTGGCTTTTGAAATGGGAGATAATGTGATGATTTACCTGGACGACATACAGCATTGTCATCCAGAGTTTCTGCAGAAGTTCATTTCTCTCTGTGATGCGCAACGCAAAATAGAAGGTGTCTATAAAGGCAGAAGCAAAACCTATGATTTCCGGGCTAAGAAAGTCTGTGTTGTGATGGCAGGGAATCCTTATACTGAAAGTGGTGAAAAATTTCAGATACCGGATATGCTTTCCAACCGGGCTGATATTTACAACCTGGGGGATATTACCGGAGATGCAGCCGAAGACTTTAAGCTGAGTTATGTGGAAAACTGCCTGACTGCCAATCCCGTTTTGCACAAACTGTCCAGTAAAAGCCAGAAAGATATCCATGCCATGATCAAAATTGCTGAAAGCGACAGTCGGGAAGACATCAGCTTTGAAGCCAATCATGCTGCGGAAGAGGTCAATGCGTATGTAGCTGTACTCAAAAAGCTTTTGCTAGTCAGAGATACGGTACTGCGAGTCAATATGGAGTACATACATTCTGCTGCTCAGGCGGATGCGTATCGTACTGAACCGCCCTTCAAGCTCCAGGGCTCTTATCGTGATATGAACAAAATTGCCGAGAAGGTGCAGCCGATCATGAACGACTCAGAATTGCACACCCTGATCATGTCACACTACGAAAATGAAGCACAGACACTCACCACTGGTGCAGAAGCCAATTTGCTGAAATTCAAAGAAATGACGAAGCGCATTTCTGAAGAAGAAGTACAACGCTGGCAGGAGATCAAAAAGATTTTCCTCAAAAACCAGCAAAGTAAAGGCTATGGTGATAATGGCATGGGTCATGCCGTAGCCAAAATGGATGACATTTCACAAAGCCTAAAAGCAATTGCCGAGTATTTGTCAAAGCAGTAG
- a CDS encoding flotillin family protein — translation MEQQMLYALLIIGAVFIIGLIAFVIKMYNKAVQGEALVRTGLGDVKVSFSGIFVVPVLHKLEFMDITLKAMEISRLGRDGLICRDNLRADIKVSFFIRVNKTTEDVIHVAQSIGCARASDQEQLQMLFDAKFSEALKTVGKHFEFVELYNSRAKFKEKILEEIGTDLNGYILDDCAIDYLEQTPIEHLNAENILDSEGIKKIIDLTAQQKVQSNLIENEKRKTLKKQDVEAEETILELERQLIEKQERQQREVSNIRAREAAEREKVRQEEHKKSEGARILTEEEVGVAEQNKERQILVAQRNKERADAIEQERVEQARMLEATERERVVELARIEKEKALEEERKNIQDVIRERVIVEKATVEEEEKIKDTRAMAEAERNKLVAIKNAERDAQEALVKEIKSAEAAKEASEHRARQLMIDAQAEEDSAAHKAKAIKTMAEAEAAQKAAIGLSEAQVMEAKAAAREKEGEAEAGVIEAQAEADAKGIRMRAQAQAEADEKLGLVAAKINREKGKSDADVIQEKAAAEEKHGMAEARVLQEKMKAEASGIKEKAQAMQALDGAGKDHEEFRLRLETEKILEMAKINIQKDIADAQAQVIGDALKTAKIDIIGGETMLFDQIMGSIAKGKAIDGMIGNSQALTGLKNNLLGNGNGSTSFGENLRKFIGQFGMNSEDLKNLTVSALLYKMMNKADQPGVKDELSKLLAVAQSAGMADQPVQSIKL, via the coding sequence ATGGAACAACAAATGCTCTATGCGCTACTTATTATTGGCGCAGTCTTCATCATCGGCCTCATCGCCTTTGTCATCAAAATGTACAACAAAGCCGTACAGGGGGAAGCCCTGGTGCGGACAGGACTGGGTGACGTAAAAGTCTCTTTCTCTGGTATTTTTGTGGTGCCAGTTCTGCACAAGCTGGAATTCATGGACATCACCCTGAAGGCCATGGAAATATCACGCTTGGGAAGAGATGGCCTGATTTGCAGAGATAATTTGCGTGCCGACATCAAGGTATCCTTTTTCATCCGGGTTAACAAGACCACCGAAGACGTAATCCATGTGGCACAGTCTATCGGGTGTGCCCGCGCTTCTGACCAGGAACAATTGCAAATGCTGTTTGACGCCAAATTCTCTGAAGCGCTCAAAACAGTAGGAAAGCACTTTGAATTTGTAGAACTGTATAATTCTCGTGCCAAATTCAAGGAAAAAATTCTGGAAGAAATTGGCACCGACTTAAATGGCTACATTCTGGACGACTGCGCCATAGACTATCTGGAGCAAACGCCCATAGAGCATCTGAATGCTGAAAATATCCTGGACTCTGAAGGTATCAAAAAGATCATAGACTTGACTGCCCAGCAGAAGGTTCAATCCAACCTGATTGAGAATGAGAAAAGAAAGACCCTGAAGAAGCAGGATGTAGAAGCAGAAGAAACCATACTGGAGTTAGAAAGGCAGTTAATAGAAAAGCAGGAAAGACAGCAGCGTGAGGTGTCTAATATCAGAGCGAGAGAAGCAGCAGAAAGAGAAAAAGTAAGACAGGAGGAACACAAAAAATCTGAAGGTGCTCGCATCCTGACCGAAGAAGAAGTCGGTGTAGCCGAGCAAAATAAAGAACGTCAGATACTAGTTGCCCAGCGCAACAAAGAACGTGCTGATGCCATAGAACAGGAAAGGGTAGAGCAGGCCCGTATGCTGGAGGCTACTGAGCGTGAGCGGGTAGTAGAACTGGCCAGAATAGAGAAAGAAAAAGCACTGGAAGAAGAGCGCAAAAATATTCAGGATGTGATTCGTGAACGGGTGATCGTAGAAAAAGCAACAGTTGAAGAAGAAGAAAAGATCAAAGACACCCGTGCGATGGCAGAAGCGGAAAGAAACAAACTGGTAGCCATCAAGAATGCCGAGCGTGACGCTCAGGAAGCGCTGGTGAAAGAAATCAAATCTGCTGAAGCGGCCAAGGAGGCATCTGAACACCGCGCCAGGCAACTCATGATTGATGCTCAGGCTGAAGAAGATTCTGCTGCGCATAAAGCGAAGGCCATCAAAACCATGGCCGAAGCTGAAGCCGCTCAGAAAGCAGCCATTGGTTTGTCTGAGGCACAGGTCATGGAAGCCAAAGCCGCCGCCCGTGAGAAAGAGGGAGAAGCAGAAGCCGGCGTCATTGAGGCGCAGGCAGAAGCTGATGCTAAAGGAATACGCATGCGTGCTCAGGCACAGGCAGAAGCCGACGAAAAACTCGGACTTGTTGCCGCCAAAATAAATCGTGAAAAAGGCAAGTCCGATGCTGATGTGATTCAGGAGAAAGCCGCTGCCGAAGAAAAGCACGGCATGGCGGAAGCACGTGTACTACAGGAAAAAATGAAAGCCGAAGCGAGTGGTATCAAAGAAAAAGCACAAGCCATGCAGGCACTGGATGGTGCCGGTAAAGATCATGAGGAATTCAGGCTCAGACTGGAAACCGAAAAGATACTGGAAATGGCGAAGATCAATATACAGAAAGACATTGCCGATGCCCAGGCTCAAGTCATCGGTGATGCTTTAAAAACCGCTAAGATTGACATCATCGGTGGAGAAACTATGCTCTTTGACCAGATCATGGGCTCCATTGCCAAAGGCAAAGCCATTGACGGCATGATCGGCAACAGCCAGGCCCTTACCGGACTCAAAAATAATCTGCTGGGAAATGGTAACGGAAGTACCTCTTTTGGTGAAAACCTCAGAAAGTTCATCGGGCAATTCGGCATGAACTCAGAAGACCTGAAAAACCTGACGGTGTCGGCACTGCTCTACAAAATGATGAACAAAGCTGATCAGCCAGGTGTCAAGGATGAGCTGAGCAAGCTACTTGCAGTAGCTCAATCAGCCGGTATGGCCGATCAGCCGGTGCAAAGCATTAAGCTCTGA
- a CDS encoding PspA/IM30 family protein, translating to MNIFRRILKVGEAETHSAIDRLEDPIKLTEQGIRDMRVDLDKALHALAEVKALSIRTQRELTQQQEVNSQYEKKAILLLQKAQRGELNQQEADRLASEALNKKEQAEQQVRNLTTEKKKYDESVLKLEHNINSLKSNISQWENELRTLKARMKVSTATKTMNKQLAKIDTSGTVSMLERMKNKVEQEEALAQSYGEIAAEPKTIDDEIDKAIGDDQAGSSQKLQELKQKLGINPNTP from the coding sequence ATGAACATCTTTAGAAGAATTTTAAAAGTAGGAGAAGCTGAAACTCATTCAGCCATAGATCGACTGGAAGACCCAATCAAGCTCACTGAGCAGGGAATACGCGACATGCGAGTAGATTTGGATAAAGCTTTGCACGCTTTAGCTGAAGTAAAAGCCTTATCCATTCGTACCCAGAGAGAGTTGACACAGCAGCAGGAGGTCAACAGCCAGTACGAAAAGAAGGCCATTCTTTTACTGCAGAAAGCACAGCGCGGAGAACTGAACCAGCAGGAAGCTGACCGCCTGGCTTCTGAAGCTTTGAATAAAAAAGAACAGGCTGAGCAGCAGGTAAGAAATCTGACTACTGAAAAGAAAAAATATGATGAATCCGTGCTAAAATTGGAACATAATATCAATTCGCTCAAATCTAATATCAGTCAGTGGGAAAATGAACTGCGCACACTTAAAGCACGCATGAAAGTAAGTACTGCCACCAAGACGATGAACAAGCAACTGGCCAAAATTGACACTTCAGGTACTGTATCTATGCTGGAGCGTATGAAGAACAAAGTCGAACAGGAAGAAGCTCTGGCACAGTCTTATGGGGAAATCGCTGCCGAACCTAAGACTATTGATGATGAAATAGACAAAGCCATAGGTGATGATCAGGCAGGTTCTTCGCAGAAATTACAGGAACTCAAACAAAAATTAGGTATTAACCCTAACACCCCTTAG
- a CDS encoding YbjN domain-containing protein, producing MTNTMNPSFTKVKNYLTELNYEIVEESEKEGILIIDNEDTGVSHMVLCCADPILIMEQYLCEIKQLSLETYRMLLQKNRDIIHGAFALDISGTKLIFRDTLVLETLDLDELESTFNSLGLLLSEFTQQIIEISTKK from the coding sequence ATGACAAATACAATGAACCCTTCATTTACCAAAGTTAAAAACTACCTGACCGAACTTAACTATGAGATAGTTGAGGAAAGTGAGAAAGAAGGCATCCTGATCATTGACAATGAAGATACAGGAGTCAGCCATATGGTATTATGCTGCGCAGATCCTATCCTGATTATGGAGCAGTATCTCTGCGAAATCAAACAGCTGAGTCTGGAAACATACCGCATGTTATTGCAGAAGAATCGTGACATTATCCATGGCGCTTTTGCCCTGGATATTTCGGGCACCAAACTGATTTTCCGTGACACGCTGGTACTGGAAACCCTGGATCTGGATGAACTGGAATCTACCTTCAACTCCCTGGGCCTTTTACTCAGTGAGTTTACGCAGCAAATCATAGAAATTTCAACAAAAAAGTAA
- a CDS encoding XRE family transcriptional regulator: MSTIGKNIKKIRAVKKISQAAFAEMFNLSRGTVGSYEEERAEPKIETIIQIAQKFGLSIDILLTKELTVNELFKFDLFKHEKNNQKIQLEVDKDEQEEATPLVKSAQRIEYIVNYQNKDFINRLPFIRLPNTRQKKSRAFEVGGDAMNWLDKGLQAGDILSCYPISQPFGKQLKGGFVYVVVTEKDIYIRRFSRADKQLHFSPDNPQAEVLKLEEKEILELWQVEGFYSTILTPPILIEERISLLEKKVIAIERKLNL; this comes from the coding sequence ATGTCAACGATTGGAAAAAATATTAAAAAGATAAGAGCTGTTAAAAAGATCAGCCAGGCTGCATTCGCGGAAATGTTCAATTTATCTAGAGGGACAGTAGGTTCTTATGAGGAGGAGAGGGCAGAACCTAAAATAGAAACGATTATACAAATTGCTCAAAAATTTGGCTTGTCTATTGATATATTGCTTACCAAAGAATTGACAGTTAATGAGCTCTTTAAATTTGATTTGTTCAAACACGAAAAAAACAATCAAAAAATTCAACTGGAAGTAGATAAAGATGAACAGGAAGAAGCTACACCTTTAGTGAAAAGTGCTCAACGCATTGAATACATAGTTAATTATCAGAATAAGGATTTTATCAATCGTCTCCCTTTTATAAGACTGCCTAACACCAGGCAAAAAAAATCCAGAGCTTTTGAAGTTGGAGGTGATGCCATGAACTGGCTTGATAAAGGTTTGCAAGCCGGTGATATTCTCTCTTGCTACCCCATATCTCAGCCCTTTGGGAAGCAACTGAAGGGGGGATTTGTATATGTTGTGGTCACAGAAAAAGACATTTACATAAGACGTTTTAGCCGGGCTGATAAACAGTTACATTTTAGTCCGGATAACCCTCAGGCAGAAGTTTTGAAGTTAGAAGAAAAAGAAATTCTTGAGCTATGGCAGGTTGAAGGCTTTTATAGTACAATCTTAACTCCCCCTATACTTATTGAGGAACGTATTTCTTTACTGGAAAAAAAGGTAATTGCCATTGAAAGGAAGCTTAACCTTTGA